A single region of the Rhodococcus sp. W8901 genome encodes:
- a CDS encoding DUF7782 domain-containing protein has protein sequence MTRDLLLSICGPLREALTRCAYDTDSILDLLGADAHAALDRHEPVPVRRATANGGDLGQLVRLFLLCDDCDAADVASALAPLALDDAVAAGLLSRTGETVRAELDLRPLDLGTGNRWVLSDLDGSMRARPTADDHVIGVGHASLSLLQGTPTRPVGTVLDVGTGCGIQALRAADYSGTVTATDINPRALDLTAATAALNGLDFELLEGSWFEPVEGRTFDQVVANPPFVVSEARVVNSYRDSGLDLDEASELMISRSAEYLNTGGTAALLASWLHVDGEDWRHRIASWLPAHGIDAWIVQRDVADPALYVGTWLRDGGGDPRDPAVQARAQRWLDHLEQADVEGVGFGFVYLRRTDEPSDILCEDLRHGFTDPLGDEAIAYFERLAWLREHDVLSARFAVRPDTALERVYLPGEDGWDQVVARVHRGNGPQWQHEVDDLTAALLAGMRDDGLALEELITLLAFAHGEDEESLTATAVPLVHSLVRHGLIEPA, from the coding sequence GTGACCCGTGACCTCCTGCTCTCCATCTGCGGCCCGCTCCGAGAAGCGCTGACGCGCTGCGCGTACGACACCGACTCGATTCTCGATCTTCTCGGTGCCGACGCCCACGCCGCGCTCGACCGGCACGAACCGGTGCCGGTCCGCCGCGCCACCGCGAACGGCGGCGACCTGGGACAGCTCGTTCGACTGTTCCTCCTGTGCGACGACTGCGATGCGGCCGACGTCGCGTCCGCGCTCGCACCACTCGCGCTGGACGACGCGGTCGCGGCCGGCCTGCTCTCGCGCACCGGCGAGACGGTGCGCGCCGAACTCGACCTCCGCCCCCTCGACCTCGGCACGGGGAACCGGTGGGTGCTGTCGGATCTCGACGGCTCGATGCGCGCCCGACCGACCGCCGACGACCACGTCATCGGTGTCGGTCACGCGTCGCTGTCTCTGCTGCAGGGGACCCCCACCCGTCCGGTGGGCACCGTGCTCGACGTGGGCACCGGCTGCGGCATCCAGGCCCTGCGCGCCGCGGACTATTCGGGCACGGTCACCGCCACCGACATCAACCCGCGGGCACTGGATCTGACCGCGGCGACCGCCGCGCTCAACGGCCTCGACTTCGAGCTCCTCGAGGGCTCGTGGTTCGAGCCGGTCGAGGGCCGGACGTTCGACCAGGTGGTCGCGAATCCGCCGTTCGTCGTGAGCGAGGCCCGCGTCGTCAACAGCTACCGCGACTCGGGCCTGGACCTGGACGAGGCGAGCGAGCTGATGATCTCCCGGTCGGCGGAGTACCTGAACACCGGTGGGACGGCGGCGCTGCTGGCGTCGTGGCTGCACGTGGATGGCGAGGACTGGCGACACCGGATCGCCTCGTGGCTGCCGGCACACGGGATCGATGCCTGGATCGTCCAGCGCGACGTCGCCGATCCCGCGCTCTACGTCGGCACGTGGCTGCGCGACGGCGGCGGTGACCCTCGTGACCCGGCCGTGCAGGCCCGTGCCCAGAGATGGCTCGACCACCTGGAGCAGGCCGACGTCGAGGGCGTGGGGTTCGGCTTCGTCTATCTCCGGCGCACGGACGAGCCGTCGGACATCCTGTGCGAGGACCTGCGCCACGGCTTCACCGACCCACTCGGCGACGAGGCAATCGCCTACTTCGAGCGTCTCGCGTGGCTGCGGGAGCACGATGTCCTGTCGGCGCGGTTCGCGGTCCGGCCCGACACCGCCCTCGAGCGGGTGTACCTACCGGGCGAGGACGGCTGGGATCAGGTGGTGGCGCGCGTGCATCGCGGCAACGGACCGCAGTGGCAGCACGAGGTGGACGATCTCACAGCGGCACTGCTCGCGGGAATGCGTGACGACGGACTGGCGTTGGAAGAGCTCATCACGCTGCTCGCCTTCGCGCACGGTGAGGACG
- a CDS encoding DUF3099 domain-containing protein, whose amino-acid sequence MARTSGFDESAESGTPRNPALITEAAQSIEDQHRARVRKYLTIMSFRFPALILAAIAYGMFGNAWISVGIIALSIPLPWIAVLIANDRPPRSKDEPSRYDHRDAAHALESRQHRTIEG is encoded by the coding sequence ATGGCAAGAACATCGGGGTTCGACGAGTCGGCCGAGAGCGGCACACCCCGCAACCCGGCTCTGATCACCGAGGCTGCGCAGTCCATCGAAGATCAGCACCGGGCGCGTGTCCGGAAGTACCTGACGATCATGTCGTTCCGGTTCCCGGCGCTGATACTCGCGGCGATCGCGTACGGAATGTTCGGGAACGCCTGGATCTCGGTGGGCATCATCGCCCTCTCCATCCCGCTGCCCTGGATCGCGGTCCTGATCGCGAACGACAGGCCGCCGCGGTCGAAGGACGAGCCGAGCAGGTACGACCACCGCGACGCAGCGCATGCGCTCGAGTCCAGGCAACACCGCACGATCGAGGGTTGA
- a CDS encoding DUF3039 domain-containing protein, protein MSTLTKERPDTTTDETTDDDTPKFFHYVKKNKIAESAVMGTHVVALCGEVFPVTKSAKPGSPVCPECKKIYEGLRKGD, encoded by the coding sequence GTGAGCACTTTGACGAAGGAACGTCCCGACACCACCACCGACGAGACGACCGACGACGACACCCCGAAATTCTTCCATTACGTGAAGAAGAACAAGATCGCCGAAAGCGCGGTGATGGGAACCCACGTCGTCGCGTTGTGTGGCGAGGTGTTTCCGGTCACCAAGTCCGCGAAGCCGGGTTCGCCGGTGTGCCCCGAGTGCAAGAAGATCTACGAGGGATTGCGCAAGGGCGACTGA
- a CDS encoding YihY/virulence factor BrkB family protein: MSETPPATKRRPLRRCAQVVGRTASKAWHDSIFGKSATAAFWQTLSLPPLLLGLLGSLGYVGGWFGPNTVEIIQSKIITFSHTVFSENVVDQIIQPTVGDVLGRGRPEIISVGFLLSLWAGSSAISTFVDSIVEAHGQQDARHPVWQRVFALLLYVGFLVLAVFTLPLVALGPTMIGRALPESWHTVGTEMVDAFYYPAVGLLLIVGLTTLYKVALPRSLPWHRLLGGALLAGVFFMAASTILRWYLSAVAGTGYTYGALATPIAFLLFTFFLGFAVVLGAEFNATIQEFWPARATRMEQVRDWIAAQAAIDASEDAGPVTNLTRRLATGPIRFTSDRSQSGSECESEPQSQGCGSVDAPESDAPTDDTDAQSPLRNPS; this comes from the coding sequence ATGAGTGAGACGCCGCCCGCCACGAAACGCCGACCACTCCGTCGGTGTGCCCAGGTGGTCGGGCGAACGGCGTCCAAGGCCTGGCACGATTCGATCTTCGGCAAGTCGGCCACCGCGGCGTTCTGGCAGACCCTGTCGCTACCCCCGCTGCTGCTGGGACTGCTGGGCAGTCTCGGCTATGTCGGCGGGTGGTTCGGCCCGAACACGGTGGAGATCATCCAGTCGAAGATCATCACGTTCAGCCACACCGTGTTCAGCGAGAACGTCGTCGACCAGATCATCCAGCCAACCGTCGGAGATGTCCTCGGGCGAGGCCGCCCGGAGATCATCTCGGTGGGCTTCCTGCTGTCGCTGTGGGCGGGTTCGTCGGCAATCTCGACGTTCGTCGACTCGATCGTCGAGGCACACGGCCAACAGGACGCCCGGCACCCGGTGTGGCAGCGGGTGTTCGCGTTGCTGCTCTACGTCGGCTTCCTCGTCCTCGCCGTCTTCACGCTGCCACTGGTCGCACTGGGGCCGACGATGATCGGCCGCGCGCTCCCCGAGTCCTGGCACACGGTCGGGACGGAGATGGTGGACGCGTTCTACTACCCCGCGGTCGGTCTGCTCCTGATCGTCGGCCTGACCACCCTCTACAAGGTGGCACTGCCGAGATCGCTTCCGTGGCATCGACTGCTCGGCGGTGCACTACTCGCCGGCGTGTTCTTCATGGCCGCCAGCACGATTCTGCGCTGGTATCTGAGCGCGGTGGCCGGCACCGGATACACCTACGGCGCGCTCGCGACGCCCATCGCCTTCCTGCTCTTCACGTTCTTCCTCGGCTTCGCCGTCGTGCTCGGTGCCGAGTTCAACGCCACGATCCAGGAGTTCTGGCCGGCGCGGGCCACCCGCATGGAGCAGGTGCGTGACTGGATCGCCGCGCAGGCCGCGATCGATGCGTCGGAGGACGCCGGCCCTGTGACGAATCTGACGCGACGGCTCGCGACCGGACCGATCCGGTTCACGTCGGATCGATCACAGTCCGGATCCGAATGCGAGTCCGAGCCCCAGTCCCAGGGCTGCGGATCGGTGGACGCACCGGAGTCCGACGCGCCCACCGACGACACGGACGCTCAGTCGCCCTTGCGCAATCCCTCGTAG
- a CDS encoding DEAD/DEAH box helicase — protein MSAEPGSVETAPAPTGSLRAWQRRALTKYLATKPRDFLAVATPGAGKTTFALRVASELLRDRTVDQITVVAPTEHLKHQWAESAARNGIALDSHFSNSTGQTSSDYHGVVVTYAQVASHPFKHRVRTEARRTLVILDEIHHGGDAKSWGDAIREAYGDATRRLALTGTPFRSDDSAIPFVNYEPDNEGLMRSKADHSYGYSDALADGVVRPVVFLAYSGEARWRNSAGEEFAARLGEPLSAEQTARAWRTALDPAGDWIPAVLAAANTRLGQLRAGGMPDAGGLIIATDQTVARAYAKTLEAITGEAPALVLSDDPTASNRIAEFGKSTQAWMVAVRMVSEGVDVPRLAVGVYATSASTPLFFAQAIGRFVRSRTKGETASVFLPSVPVLLDLASQLEAQRDHILGKPHREKDGLDDDLLADANKQKDEPGEEEKAFVSLGADAELDQVIYDGSSFGTATFSGSDEEADYLGLPGLLDAEQMRALLRQRQQNQLDKPAAAAAAAAPPIPAPQVAERVASAGQLANLRRELNSLVAMHHHRTGKPHGVIHGELRRVCGGPPTAIATVDQLTDRIATLRQW, from the coding sequence GTGAGCGCTGAACCCGGAAGTGTCGAAACTGCACCAGCTCCCACCGGCTCCCTCCGAGCGTGGCAGCGGCGTGCCCTGACCAAATACCTGGCTACCAAACCCCGCGACTTCCTGGCCGTCGCGACGCCGGGCGCCGGCAAGACGACGTTCGCGCTGCGCGTGGCCTCGGAGTTGCTGCGTGACCGCACCGTCGACCAGATCACTGTCGTCGCGCCCACCGAGCACCTCAAGCACCAGTGGGCGGAGTCCGCGGCCCGCAACGGCATCGCTCTGGACTCGCACTTCTCGAACTCGACGGGGCAGACGTCGTCGGATTACCACGGTGTGGTCGTAACGTACGCGCAGGTCGCGTCGCACCCGTTCAAGCACCGCGTCCGGACCGAGGCGCGTCGGACACTGGTGATCCTGGACGAGATCCACCACGGCGGTGACGCGAAGAGCTGGGGTGACGCCATCCGGGAGGCGTACGGCGACGCGACACGCCGCCTGGCACTCACCGGTACCCCGTTCCGCAGCGACGACAGCGCGATCCCGTTCGTGAACTACGAGCCCGACAACGAGGGCCTGATGCGCTCGAAGGCGGATCACTCGTACGGCTACTCCGACGCCCTGGCCGACGGCGTCGTCCGTCCGGTGGTGTTCCTCGCCTACTCGGGGGAGGCTCGCTGGCGCAACAGCGCCGGCGAGGAATTCGCGGCCCGGCTCGGTGAGCCGCTCAGCGCCGAGCAGACGGCCCGCGCGTGGCGCACGGCGCTCGACCCCGCCGGAGACTGGATCCCGGCGGTCCTGGCGGCCGCCAACACCCGTCTCGGGCAGTTGCGCGCCGGCGGCATGCCCGACGCGGGTGGCCTGATCATCGCGACGGACCAGACGGTGGCCCGCGCGTACGCGAAGACCCTCGAGGCGATCACGGGTGAGGCGCCGGCGCTGGTGCTGTCGGACGACCCGACGGCGTCGAACCGGATCGCGGAGTTCGGCAAGAGCACGCAGGCGTGGATGGTTGCGGTACGCATGGTGTCCGAGGGCGTCGACGTGCCGCGGTTGGCGGTCGGCGTCTACGCCACGAGCGCGTCCACGCCGCTGTTCTTCGCGCAGGCCATCGGTCGGTTCGTGCGATCGCGGACCAAGGGCGAGACGGCGAGCGTGTTCCTGCCGTCCGTGCCGGTGCTACTGGACCTTGCGAGTCAGCTCGAGGCGCAGCGGGACCACATCCTCGGCAAGCCGCACCGTGAGAAGGACGGTCTCGACGACGACCTGCTCGCCGACGCGAACAAGCAGAAGGACGAGCCGGGCGAGGAGGAGAAGGCGTTCGTCTCGCTGGGCGCCGACGCCGAGCTGGACCAGGTGATCTACGACGGCTCCTCCTTCGGGACCGCGACGTTCTCCGGGTCCGACGAGGAGGCCGACTACCTCGGGCTGCCCGGACTGCTCGACGCCGAGCAGATGCGGGCGCTGCTGCGGCAGCGCCAGCAGAACCAGCTGGACAAGCCGGCCGCCGCTGCTGCGGCGGCTGCACCGCCGATCCCCGCGCCCCAGGTGGCCGAGCGGGTGGCGTCCGCGGGCCAGTTGGCGAACCTGCGCCGCGAACTCAATTCCCTGGTGGCGATGCACCACCACCGGACCGGTAAGCCGCACGGTGTCATTCACGGCGAACTGCGTCGCGTGTGTGGTGGTCCGCCGACGGCGATCGCGACCGTCGACCAGCTCACCGATCGCATCGCGACGCTCCGGCAGTGGTAG
- a CDS encoding DUF7455 domain-containing protein, which produces MPGTLTSPPLTAADRCDRCSAGARVRAVLASGGELLFCQHHANEHADRLREMNATIVSDSESSAATV; this is translated from the coding sequence ATGCCCGGAACACTGACCAGCCCCCCGTTGACCGCTGCTGACCGGTGCGACCGGTGCAGCGCAGGAGCCCGCGTGCGCGCTGTGCTCGCGAGTGGAGGAGAGCTTCTCTTCTGCCAGCACCACGCCAACGAGCATGCAGATCGTCTTCGTGAGATGAACGCCACCATCGTGAGCGACTCGGAATCATCCGCGGCGACCGTCTAG
- a CDS encoding DUF952 domain-containing protein codes for MSTPDQSEQFAGGSLLHMCSRDEWATAQRLGERVPPGFDADGFVHLSTPAQVHLPANRLFAGRRDLVLLSLDPDRLGAQVRWEPGVPSDPASMRFPHLYGPLPVAAVVEVTDYLPDDAGVFPPIG; via the coding sequence ATGTCGACACCGGATCAGTCGGAGCAGTTCGCGGGCGGGTCCCTGCTCCACATGTGCAGCAGGGACGAATGGGCGACAGCGCAGCGCCTCGGCGAGCGCGTACCGCCCGGCTTCGACGCGGACGGCTTCGTGCACCTGTCGACGCCCGCGCAGGTGCACCTCCCCGCGAACCGGCTCTTCGCGGGCCGCCGGGATCTGGTGCTGCTGAGCCTCGATCCCGACCGGCTCGGGGCGCAGGTGCGTTGGGAGCCCGGCGTGCCGTCCGACCCCGCCTCGATGCGCTTCCCGCACCTGTACGGGCCGCTGCCGGTCGCCGCGGTCGTCGAGGTGACCGACTACCTCCCGGACGACGCCGGAGTGTTTCCGCCGATCGGTTAG
- a CDS encoding cation:proton antiporter regulatory subunit encodes MNVEVTPLPGIGVRKDFALAMGRRIGVVTHRDGRTELIVSKLDDPDACMASIPLESDEASVLANLLGAPQLVAQLREEHRDLPGISTRQMPITENSPWDGRTLGETAMRTRTGVSVVAVMRAGQVAPSPNPDFTFTEGDLLVAVGTQEGLDHAAKILAHG; translated from the coding sequence ATGAACGTGGAAGTGACCCCGCTGCCCGGTATCGGAGTTCGTAAGGATTTCGCGCTCGCGATGGGCCGACGCATCGGTGTGGTCACCCACCGCGACGGTCGTACCGAGCTGATCGTCTCCAAACTCGACGACCCGGATGCGTGCATGGCTTCGATTCCGCTCGAATCCGATGAAGCGTCGGTGCTGGCCAATCTGCTCGGGGCGCCGCAGCTCGTCGCACAGCTGCGGGAGGAGCACCGGGATCTGCCCGGAATCAGCACCCGCCAGATGCCGATCACCGAGAACTCGCCGTGGGATGGCCGCACGCTCGGCGAGACCGCGATGCGGACCCGCACCGGGGTGTCCGTCGTCGCCGTGATGCGCGCCGGTCAGGTCGCGCCGTCGCCCAATCCCGACTTCACCTTCACGGAGGGCGACCTGCTGGTCGCGGTCGGAACGCAGGAGGGCCTCGATCACGCGGCCAAGATCCTCGCGCACGGCTGA
- a CDS encoding cation:proton antiporter, which yields MTGTSLALVELGAVFFALGVLGRLAGRIGLSPIPLYLIGGLCFGQGGFIQLGDIGEFSHLASEIGVVLLLLLLGLEYTAAELVTGLRRSWMAGVVDLVLNAVPGAVMALMLGWGLVGALVLGGVTYISSSGIIAKVLGDLGRLGNRETPIVLSILVFEDLAMAVYLPILTAVLAGVSFLGGLQAVGVSFAVITAVLLIALRYGNVVSAVVDSPDREVFLLKLLGAALLVAGFASSLQVSAAVGAFLLGIAISGSTARNATRLLEPLRDLFAAMFFVVFGLNTDPTTIPPVLLPAIALAVVTTATKVLTGWWAAGRQGIGVMGRARAGAALIARGEFSIVIAGLAVSAGAVEGELAALATAYVLLMAVLGPVGARVAEPLVRLWQRPRPNEEGAPKDPFLTN from the coding sequence ATGACCGGAACCTCCCTGGCACTCGTCGAACTCGGCGCTGTGTTCTTCGCGCTCGGTGTCCTCGGTCGACTCGCCGGCCGCATCGGCCTGTCACCCATCCCGCTCTATCTGATCGGCGGCCTGTGTTTCGGCCAGGGCGGATTCATCCAGCTCGGCGACATCGGCGAGTTCAGCCACCTCGCGAGCGAGATCGGCGTCGTGCTGCTGCTGTTGCTGCTCGGCCTCGAGTACACCGCAGCCGAGTTGGTGACCGGGCTGCGCCGGTCCTGGATGGCCGGCGTCGTCGACCTGGTCCTCAACGCGGTTCCCGGCGCGGTGATGGCACTGATGCTGGGCTGGGGGCTGGTCGGGGCGCTCGTGCTCGGCGGTGTGACCTACATCTCGTCGTCCGGCATCATTGCCAAGGTGCTCGGGGACCTGGGTCGTCTCGGCAACCGCGAGACGCCGATCGTGCTGTCGATCCTGGTGTTCGAGGACCTCGCGATGGCCGTCTACCTGCCGATCCTGACGGCGGTCCTGGCCGGCGTCAGCTTCCTCGGCGGGCTGCAGGCGGTCGGCGTCTCGTTCGCGGTCATCACCGCCGTGCTGCTGATCGCGCTGCGGTACGGGAACGTCGTCTCGGCCGTCGTCGACAGCCCGGACCGCGAGGTGTTCCTGCTCAAGCTGCTGGGTGCGGCACTGCTCGTCGCGGGGTTCGCGTCGTCGCTGCAGGTCTCCGCGGCGGTGGGCGCTTTCCTGCTCGGTATCGCGATCTCCGGCTCCACGGCGCGCAACGCGACCCGCCTGCTCGAACCGTTGCGGGACCTGTTCGCCGCGATGTTCTTCGTCGTGTTCGGCCTCAACACGGATCCGACGACGATCCCGCCCGTGCTGCTGCCCGCCATCGCTCTCGCCGTCGTGACGACCGCGACGAAGGTCCTCACCGGATGGTGGGCCGCCGGGCGGCAGGGAATCGGCGTGATGGGCCGGGCCCGCGCCGGAGCGGCGCTGATCGCGCGCGGAGAGTTCTCGATCGTCATCGCGGGTCTGGCCGTGTCCGCCGGTGCGGTGGAGGGCGAACTCGCGGCACTGGCAACCGCCTACGTGCTGCTGATGGCCGTGCTCGGTCCGGTCGGCGCGCGGGTCGCGGAACCGTTGGTCCGGCTGTGGCAGCGACCTCGACCGAACGAAGAAGGGGCCCCGAAGGACCCCTTCCTCACGAACTGA
- a CDS encoding RNA polymerase sigma factor encodes MAATDTRQTADSTPESATPASTAEATTGSAPAAKKAPAKKAAAKKAPAKKAAAKKAPAKKAAAKKTAAKKTTKKATTKAAKGGDDIGEDEDVDIADLDVADGELVEEEVEDVVVEEDDEETAEPTEKDKASGDFVWDEEESEALRQARKDAELTASADSVRAYLKQIGKVALLNAEEEVELAKRIEAGLFATFKMAEMAEKGEKPSPADRRNMNWITRDGNRAKNHLLEANLRLVVSLAKRYTGRGMAFLDLIQEGNLGLIRAVEKFDYTKGYKFSTYATWWIRQAITRAMADQARTIRIPVHMVEVINKLGRIQRELLQDLGREPTPEELAKEMDITPEKVLEIQQYAREPISLDQTIGDEGDSQLGDFIEDSEAVVAVDAVSFTLLQDQLQSVLETLSEREAGVVRLRFGLTDGQPRTLDEIGQVYGVTRERIRQIESKTMSKLRHPSRSQVLRDYLD; translated from the coding sequence GTGGCAGCCACCGATACGCGTCAGACCGCCGATTCCACACCCGAATCAGCGACCCCTGCATCCACTGCCGAGGCCACTACCGGTAGCGCGCCCGCCGCCAAGAAGGCTCCCGCGAAGAAGGCCGCCGCCAAGAAGGCGCCTGCCAAGAAGGCCGCCGCCAAGAAGGCGCCCGCGAAGAAGGCCGCCGCCAAGAAGACGGCTGCGAAGAAGACCACCAAGAAGGCGACCACCAAGGCCGCCAAGGGCGGCGACGACATCGGCGAGGACGAGGACGTCGACATCGCCGATCTCGACGTCGCCGACGGCGAACTCGTCGAGGAAGAGGTCGAGGACGTCGTCGTCGAGGAAGACGACGAGGAGACCGCCGAGCCCACCGAGAAGGACAAGGCGTCCGGCGACTTCGTGTGGGACGAGGAGGAGTCCGAGGCACTCCGCCAGGCCCGCAAGGACGCCGAGCTCACCGCGTCTGCCGACTCGGTGCGCGCGTACCTCAAGCAGATCGGCAAGGTCGCGCTCCTCAACGCGGAGGAGGAGGTCGAGCTCGCCAAGCGCATCGAGGCCGGCCTGTTCGCGACCTTCAAGATGGCCGAGATGGCAGAGAAGGGCGAGAAGCCCTCCCCCGCCGATCGCCGCAACATGAACTGGATCACCCGCGACGGCAACCGCGCCAAGAACCACCTGCTCGAGGCCAACCTGCGCCTCGTGGTGTCGCTGGCCAAGCGGTACACGGGCCGCGGCATGGCGTTCCTGGACCTCATCCAGGAAGGCAACCTGGGCCTGATCCGCGCGGTCGAGAAGTTCGACTACACCAAGGGTTACAAGTTCTCGACGTACGCGACGTGGTGGATCCGTCAGGCCATCACCCGTGCGATGGCCGACCAGGCCCGCACCATCCGTATCCCGGTGCACATGGTCGAGGTCATCAACAAGCTCGGCCGCATCCAGCGTGAGCTGCTCCAGGACCTGGGCCGCGAGCCCACCCCGGAGGAGCTCGCGAAGGAAATGGACATCACGCCGGAGAAGGTGCTGGAGATCCAGCAGTACGCGCGTGAGCCCATCTCCCTCGATCAGACGATCGGCGACGAGGGCGACAGCCAGCTCGGCGACTTCATCGAGGACTCCGAGGCCGTCGTGGCCGTCGACGCGGTCAGCTTCACGCTGCTGCAGGATCAGCTGCAGTCGGTGCTCGAGACGCTGTCCGAGCGCGAGGCCGGCGTGGTGCGTCTGCGCTTCGGTCTCACCGACGGCCAGCCGCGGACTTTAGACGAAATCGGCCAGGTCTACGGCGTGACCCGGGAGCGGATCCGCCAGATCGAATCGAAGACGATGTCCAAGCTGCGCCACCCGTCGCGTTCCCAGGTGCTGCGCGACTACCTGGACTAG
- the ppgK gene encoding polyphosphate--glucose phosphotransferase: MVGIRGFGVDVGGSGIKGALVDLETGELVEERIKIATPYPSTPDAVAATVAEIAARAGWDGPVGVTLPSVVTNGIARTAANIDESWIGTDARTLFSTALGGRAVTVLNDADAAGLAEDRYGAGKDVDGVVVLLTFGTGIGSAVLHNGVLLPNTEFGHMEVDGMEAEHRAASSVKDTKSLSYKEWAAEVTRVLCRFEDLLWPDLFIAGGGISRKHEKWIPRLENRTPVVPATLLNTAGIVGAAMATQNSLEKGIAP; this comes from the coding sequence TTGTGGGAATTCGCGGCTTCGGTGTGGACGTCGGCGGCAGTGGCATCAAGGGCGCACTCGTCGATCTCGAGACCGGTGAACTCGTCGAGGAACGGATCAAGATCGCCACCCCATACCCGTCGACTCCGGATGCCGTCGCGGCCACCGTCGCCGAGATCGCCGCACGGGCAGGCTGGGACGGTCCGGTCGGTGTCACGTTGCCCAGCGTCGTCACGAACGGCATCGCCCGGACCGCCGCGAACATCGACGAGTCGTGGATCGGGACGGACGCGCGGACGCTGTTCTCGACCGCGCTGGGCGGCCGCGCTGTCACGGTGCTCAACGACGCCGATGCGGCCGGACTGGCCGAGGACCGGTACGGGGCCGGCAAGGACGTCGACGGCGTCGTCGTCCTGCTGACCTTCGGCACCGGCATCGGTTCGGCAGTCCTGCACAACGGCGTCCTGCTCCCGAATACGGAGTTCGGCCACATGGAGGTCGACGGCATGGAGGCCGAGCATCGTGCCGCGTCGTCGGTCAAGGACACCAAGTCCCTGTCGTACAAGGAGTGGGCCGCCGAGGTGACCCGCGTGCTGTGCCGATTCGAGGACCTGTTGTGGCCCGACCTGTTCATCGCGGGCGGCGGGATCAGCCGCAAACACGAGAAGTGGATCCCCCGTCTGGAGAACCGCACGCCCGTCGTTCCCGCCACACTCCTCAACACCGCGGGGATCGTCGGCGCGGCCATGGCCACGCAGAACAGCCTGGAAAAGGGCATCGCTCCGTAA